A single genomic interval of Armigeres subalbatus isolate Guangzhou_Male chromosome 1, GZ_Asu_2, whole genome shotgun sequence harbors:
- the LOC134208099 gene encoding NADP-dependent malic enzyme-like, which produces MSLLLVSRSQRIFKLKHLISPNRAPTINRTFFETNGQIRGIDHLREPKLNKGLAFTLNERQSLGIHGLLPPKIRTLDEQLELCRIVISRYKEDLNKYVYLVELHDRNEKLFFRLLTEDIEKMMPIVYTPTVGLACQKFGVIFRRPRGLFVTINDRGHVYEVLKNWPEMDVRAIVVTDGERILGLGDLGAQGMGIPVGKLALYTALAGVKPHQCLPMLIDVGTNNEEFLNDPLYIGLKQKRVSGEEYDELIDEFMAAAVKRYGQNTLIQFEDFGNRNAFKFLARYRDTYCTFNDDIQGTASIVVAGLIASQKIVEKTMSEHTFLFFGAGEAAIGIANLLVRAMESEGMSTEQACEKIWMFDKHGLLVLEREKENLDSHMVRYAKDICPTKDFLAIVKEIKPSVLIGASAVAGAFNEEVLKSMRECNERPIIFALSNPTAVAECTPQQAYDVTEGTCLFASGSPFPPVQRDGKTFITGQGNNAYVFPGVALGVIASGIHHISDDIFLTAAQVISRKVSEEDLSKGLLYPPLSSIKQCSIEIAVAVVEYAYKQGIASRYPEPEDKLALVKSHQYCFRYEPSLPATWAWPEQHFKPHGASKDPCSNN; this is translated from the exons ATGTCGCTACTACTTGT ATCTCGTTCCCAACGAATTTTTAAACTGAAACACCTTATTTCACCTAACCGTGCACCAACCATCAATCGCACATTTTTCGAAACCAACGGTCAGATTCGGGGAATCGATCACCTGCGGGAACCCAAACTGAACAAAGGTCTCGCCTTCACGCTGAATGAGCGTCAATCGCTCGGCATTCACGGACTGCTCCCACCCAAGATTCGCACATTGGACGAACAGTTGGAGCTGTGCCGAATTGTGATCTCTCGCTACAAGGAAGACCTGAACAAGTACGTCTACCTGGTCGAGCTGCACGATCGCAACGAGAAGCTATTCTTCCGACTGCTGACGGAAGACATCGAGAAGATGATGCCGATCGTCTACACGCCGACGGTGGGACTGGCCTGCCAGAAGTTCGGGGTAATATTCCGACGGCCACGGGGGTTGTTCGTGACGATCAATGATCGTGGCCACGTGTACGAAGTGTTGAAGAATTGGCCCGAGATGGATGTGCGGGCGATAGTGGTGACGGACGGTGAACGGATTCTGGGGCTCGGCGATTTGGGAGCGCAAGGCATGGGAATCCCGGTGGGGAAGTTGGCCCTGTATACGGCGCTGGCTGGGGTAAAGCCACACCAGTGCTTGCCGATGCTGATCGATGTTGGAACGAATAACGAGGAGTTCTTGAACGATCCGTTGTATATTGGGCTGAAACAAAAGCGTGTGAGCGGGGAGGAGTATGATGAGTTAATCGATGAGTTCATGGCGGCCGCGGTGAAGCGATATGGGCAAAACACTCTGATTCAGTTTGAAGATTTTGGGAATAGAAACGCTTTCAAATTCTTGGCTCGGTACAGAGACACGTACTGTACGTTCAACGATGATATTCAGGGGACGGCGTCCATTGTGGTGGCTGGGTTGATTGCGTCGCAGAAGATTGTAGAGAAAACAATGTCTGAACATACATTTCTATTCTTTGGTGCGGGCGAAGCAGCAATTGGTATTGCCAATCTTCTGGTGAGAGCAATGGAGTCAGAAGGTATGTCGACTGAACAAGCTTGTGAGAAGATCTGGATGTTCGATAAGCATGGATTGTTAGTATTAGAAAGAGAGAAGGAAAACTTGGATTCGCATATGGTTCGCTACGCGAAAGATATATGTCCAACGAAGGACTTTTTGGCAATCGTCAAAGAGATTAAACCATCAGTGCTGATTGGAGCATCGGCCGTTGCTGGAGCTTTCAACGAAGAAGTACTGAAATCTATGAGAGAATGTAACGAACGTCCAATCATATTCGCCTTGTCAAACCCAACGGCAGTCGCAGAATGTACACCCCAACAGGCATACGATGTTACGGAAGGTACTTGTTTATTTGCGTCAGGGTCACCATTTCCGCCGGTTCAGAGAGATGGAAAAACCTTCATCACTGGTCAAGGAAATAATGCGTATGTCTTTCCGGGTGTGGCTTTGGGCGTTATTGCCTCCGGAATTCATCACATTTCAGACGACATATTTCTGACGGCAGCGCAAGTCATTTCCAGGAAGGTTTCTGAGGAAGATTTATCCAAAGGTCTACTGTATCCTCCGTTGAGTAGTATTAAGCAGTGTTCAATCGAAATAGCTGTTGCAGTGGTTGAGTATGCTTATAAGCAag GCATTGCTTCCAGGTATCCCGAGCCGGAAGATAAACTGGCTCTTGTCAAGTCACACCAATACTGCTTCCGCTACGAGCCATCACTTCCTGCAACCTGGGCCTGGCCGGAGCAGCATTTTAAGCCCCACGGAGCATCCAAGGATCCATGTTCAAATAATTAA
- the LOC134208100 gene encoding uncharacterized protein LOC134208100, with the protein MTDHSFIPEIDEEVLEETADNQSVVVSLPLEVYNEQADAVRALQMDVTFIKQQLSMIQEALQSSPSTSSSSSVDFETIRNLMPLGSTDALVEFEEFLLKNDNKKKFEKFLASFVLFKKPLKEITTSFIEKVYDLELQSQINYSGAGGKQALKSLCSTQILIKTLVDQSLFESSDDPAALACAEFRYQMQHACDRIKSSKRRQTGSVSRKRLSRQKLSVPLKMETLDIVDDGGASDAAESV; encoded by the exons ATGACAGACCACTCCTTCATTCCGGAGATCGACGAGGAAGTGCTGGAGGAAACTGCTGACAACCAGTCAGTGGTGGTGAGTCTGCCGCTCGAAGTTTACAACGAGCAAGCGGATGCTGTGAGGGCACTGCAGATGGACGTCACATTCATAAAGCAGCAGCTTTCCATGATACAGGAGGCATTACAATCAAGCCCATCAACATCATCTTCGTCCTCCGTCGACTTTGAAACAATCCGGAACCTTATGCCTCTAGGCTCGACCGATGCTCTGgtcgaattcgaagaatttttgttgaaaaatgacaacaaaaaGAAATTC GAAAAATTTCTGGCATCCTTCGTGCTTTTCAAAAAGCCATTAAAAGAGATCACTACATCATTCATTGAAAAAGTGTATGATCTCGAGCTGCAGTCTCAGATAAACTATTCGGGGGCTGGCGGAAAACAGGCTCTTAAAAGCTTATGCTCAACGCAAATATTGATAA AAACCCTTGTTGATCAATCTCTTTTCGAGAGCAGCGACGATCCAGCAGCCCTTGCGTGCGCCGAATTCCGGTACCAAATGCAGCATGCCTGTGATCGCATCAAAAGCAGCAAACGCCGACAAACTGGGTCGGTTAGCCGAAAAAGGTTGAGCCGGCAAAAGTTATCTGTTCCATTGAAAATGGAAACCCTTGATATAGTCGACGATGGTGGAGCTTCGGATGCAGCAGAAAGCGTGTGA